The Desulfovibrio legallii genome has a window encoding:
- a CDS encoding translation initiation factor IF-2 yields MKLPHLSPPAFVHDAAAVVRRHLLPLTIALTVLVTALGGYIGWNYWQFRQTAAHAFEELKGALHPADLSALANLVDFNALGNQLAVVAAQSYPFARPGPAQITDLSDLIQTALLRQARIKEEPLKETPDLAQRLKTPLYVLPQDFYTQLAASCSLQTAGDTVALVRATVHHPLLDRTFTLLMELERTPVESWKIRRIVNSAQLVREFRAAQLERMAARRKKVEEKNAAVTARFYQDFPIQDCTAEAGTLSDGKTLLLVLHLRARNNGATRVNNMNFEAAVLDLDGRELLRRQCNVVQPTPPGEALDHRWTIELDAASPTGQNVRAAGALTCRPIWKTLGLANGEVLHITDLPDQEEELR; encoded by the coding sequence ATGAAGCTGCCCCACCTGTCGCCTCCGGCTTTTGTCCACGATGCCGCCGCCGTTGTGCGGCGGCACCTTCTGCCCCTGACCATTGCGCTTACGGTGCTGGTGACGGCCCTGGGCGGCTATATCGGTTGGAATTACTGGCAGTTCCGTCAGACGGCCGCGCATGCCTTTGAAGAATTAAAGGGCGCCCTGCACCCGGCAGACCTGTCGGCCCTGGCCAACCTGGTGGATTTCAACGCTCTGGGCAACCAGCTGGCCGTGGTGGCGGCGCAGAGCTATCCCTTCGCGCGGCCGGGGCCGGCACAGATCACCGACCTGAGCGACCTGATCCAGACGGCGCTGCTCCGCCAGGCCCGGATCAAGGAAGAGCCCCTAAAGGAAACTCCGGACCTGGCCCAGCGGCTGAAAACGCCGCTCTATGTGCTGCCGCAGGACTTTTACACCCAGCTGGCCGCGAGCTGCAGCCTGCAGACAGCAGGCGATACCGTCGCCCTGGTGCGGGCCACCGTGCACCACCCTCTGCTGGACCGCACGTTTACCCTGCTTATGGAACTGGAGCGCACCCCTGTGGAGAGCTGGAAAATCCGCCGTATTGTCAACAGCGCTCAACTGGTGCGGGAGTTCCGCGCCGCGCAGCTGGAACGCATGGCGGCCCGGCGCAAGAAGGTGGAGGAAAAAAACGCCGCCGTTACCGCGCGTTTTTACCAGGATTTTCCTATTCAGGACTGCACGGCCGAGGCGGGTACGCTTTCGGACGGCAAGACGCTGCTGCTGGTGCTGCACCTGCGGGCCCGCAACAACGGCGCCACGCGCGTCAACAACATGAATTTTGAGGCTGCGGTGCTGGATCTGGACGGGCGGGAACTGCTGCGCCGCCAGTGCAACGTCGTACAGCCCACCCCCCCCGGCGAAGCCCTGGACCACCGCTGGACCATAGAACTGGACGCCGCAAGCCCCACGGGGCAGAACGTGCGCGCGGCGGGCGCACTGACCTGCAGGCCTATCTGGAAGACCTTAGGCCTGGCCAACGGCGAGGTGCTGCATATCACGGATCTGCCGGACCAGGAGGAAGAACTGCGCTGA
- the pgl gene encoding 6-phosphogluconolactonase: MSGLSRSIHLTVHIHKDPAAMAERAAHILAAACEEAVAERGVFKIALSGGQTPIPLFRLLSGRDWADRLPWDKMTFFWVDERCVSPEHQDSNYGLARRELLGHVPATHFFRMRGEEDPVEAARKYEQLLRTDFSLGPQDLPRFDFMLLGMGEDGHTGSIFPNSPALAERKRLVIDQYVPERKADRLTLTLPVINNARCCMFLVTGGEKHDVLSRALNLLAQPTLPAQMVRPGFGDLIWVVDEAAATGA; encoded by the coding sequence ATGTCGGGCCTCAGCCGTTCCATCCACCTGACGGTGCACATCCATAAAGACCCGGCCGCCATGGCCGAACGCGCGGCCCACATTCTGGCCGCAGCCTGCGAAGAAGCCGTGGCCGAGCGGGGCGTGTTCAAAATCGCCCTTTCGGGCGGGCAGACGCCCATCCCCCTCTTTCGCCTGCTTTCAGGCCGGGACTGGGCCGACCGCCTGCCCTGGGACAAAATGACCTTCTTCTGGGTGGACGAACGCTGCGTCAGCCCCGAACACCAGGACAGCAACTATGGCCTGGCCCGCCGCGAACTGCTGGGGCATGTGCCCGCCACCCACTTTTTCCGCATGCGCGGCGAAGAAGATCCCGTGGAGGCCGCCCGCAAATACGAACAGCTGCTGCGCACGGACTTCAGCCTGGGCCCGCAGGATCTGCCCCGCTTTGACTTCATGCTGCTGGGCATGGGCGAAGACGGGCACACGGGCTCCATCTTCCCCAACTCTCCGGCGCTGGCCGAACGCAAGCGCCTGGTCATTGACCAGTATGTGCCGGAACGCAAGGCCGACCGGCTCACCCTGACCCTGCCGGTCATCAACAATGCCCGCTGCTGCATGTTCCTGGTTACGGGCGGCGAAAAACACGACGTGCTCTCCCGCGCCCTCAACCTGCTGGCCCAGCCCACGCTGCCCGCCCAGATGGTCCGGCCAGGCTTCGGCGACCTGATCTGGGTTGTGGACGAAGCGGCCGCCACGGGCGCGTAG
- a CDS encoding anaerobic ribonucleoside triphosphate reductase: MAHSFGSVCMPACIIKRDGTEVPFDSVKILNAITKANKAVGGEDMSPTDLLFVTEKVCKKLEDRDLKHVEEIQDVVEESLIQYDYAKTAKAYILYRAEHTKIRNAETYLMDIYKKLTYSPALKEDIKRENANIDGDTAMGTMLKYGSEGSKFFIDNYILPKDASAAHINGDIHIHDKDFYMLTETCCQIDLIPLFKNGFSTGHGYLREPNSIESYSALACIAIQANQNEMHGGQSVPHFDFAMAGGIIKTFRKEYSRALRAYVRIAAGLDAEAARELVETLQTGLGEGPRMGSIEDYGRRMAAAAPDQAEMLAKAHAYAAQEALRYTDRRTYQAMEALIHNLNTMNSRAGAQVPFSSINYGTDVSAEGRMTTRNLLLATKAGLGNGETSIFPVQIFKVKEGVNYNPQDPNYDLFKLAMEVSALRLFPNFSFLDAPYNLQYYKAGDYNTEVAYMGCRTRVLGNVHDKNRQTTCGRGNLSFTSVNLPRLGLEAHGDVDRFFALLDDKIDLVFRQLLHRFKIQCAKKVRNYPFLMGEGIWIDSDKLDWDDSIGEVLKHGTLTIGFIGLAETLKALMGVHHGESEDAQALGLKIIGRMRQRCDQESEKTGLNFTLIATPAESLSGRFVALDKARYGSIPGITDRDYYTNSFHVPVYFPIKAFKKIQIEAPYHAMTNAGHITYVELDGDTCKNPEAFESIIRYMHDQGVGYGSINHPLDRDPVCGYVGVINDCCPRCGRKEGEGVSLDKLNQLRRKYPHMPHWD, encoded by the coding sequence ATGGCTCATTCATTTGGGAGCGTGTGCATGCCCGCCTGCATCATCAAACGTGACGGCACGGAAGTGCCGTTTGATTCGGTCAAAATTCTTAACGCCATTACCAAAGCCAACAAGGCCGTGGGCGGGGAGGACATGTCCCCCACGGACCTGCTTTTCGTGACGGAAAAGGTCTGCAAAAAACTGGAAGACCGCGACCTCAAACATGTGGAAGAAATCCAGGACGTGGTGGAAGAAAGCCTCATTCAGTACGACTACGCCAAAACCGCCAAGGCCTACATCCTCTACCGCGCCGAGCATACGAAAATCCGCAATGCGGAAACGTATCTCATGGACATCTATAAAAAGCTGACCTATTCCCCGGCCCTCAAAGAGGACATCAAGCGCGAAAACGCCAATATCGACGGCGACACGGCCATGGGCACCATGCTCAAGTACGGCTCCGAGGGCTCCAAATTCTTTATCGACAACTACATCCTGCCCAAGGACGCCTCGGCCGCCCACATCAACGGCGATATCCACATCCATGACAAAGATTTTTACATGCTCACGGAAACGTGCTGCCAGATAGACCTCATCCCCCTGTTCAAAAACGGCTTTTCCACAGGGCACGGCTACCTGCGCGAGCCCAATTCCATTGAAAGCTACTCAGCCCTGGCCTGCATCGCCATCCAGGCCAACCAGAACGAAATGCACGGCGGCCAGAGCGTGCCCCACTTCGACTTTGCCATGGCTGGCGGCATTATCAAAACCTTTCGCAAGGAATACAGCCGCGCCCTGCGCGCCTATGTGCGCATTGCCGCCGGGCTGGACGCCGAAGCGGCCCGCGAGCTGGTGGAGACCCTCCAGACCGGGCTGGGCGAAGGCCCCCGCATGGGCTCCATTGAGGACTACGGCCGCCGCATGGCCGCGGCTGCGCCGGACCAGGCCGAAATGCTGGCCAAGGCCCACGCCTACGCCGCACAAGAGGCCCTGCGCTATACCGACCGCCGCACCTACCAGGCCATGGAAGCCCTCATCCACAACCTCAACACCATGAACTCCCGCGCCGGCGCGCAGGTGCCCTTCAGTTCCATCAACTACGGCACCGACGTTTCCGCCGAAGGCCGCATGACCACCAGAAACCTGCTGCTGGCCACCAAGGCGGGCCTCGGCAACGGCGAAACCTCCATCTTCCCCGTGCAGATCTTCAAGGTCAAGGAAGGCGTCAACTATAATCCGCAAGACCCCAACTACGATCTTTTCAAGCTGGCCATGGAGGTTTCCGCCCTGCGACTCTTCCCCAACTTCAGTTTTCTGGACGCGCCCTACAACCTGCAGTACTACAAAGCGGGCGACTACAACACCGAAGTAGCCTACATGGGCTGCCGCACCCGCGTGCTCGGCAACGTGCACGACAAAAATCGCCAGACCACCTGCGGCCGCGGCAACCTCAGCTTCACTTCCGTCAACCTGCCCCGTCTGGGCCTCGAAGCCCACGGCGATGTGGACCGCTTCTTCGCCCTGCTGGATGACAAAATCGACCTGGTCTTCCGCCAACTGCTGCACCGCTTCAAAATCCAGTGCGCCAAAAAAGTCCGCAACTACCCCTTCCTCATGGGCGAAGGCATCTGGATCGATTCGGACAAACTGGACTGGGACGACAGCATCGGCGAAGTGCTTAAGCACGGCACCCTCACCATCGGCTTTATCGGCCTGGCCGAAACCCTCAAGGCCCTCATGGGCGTGCACCACGGCGAAAGCGAAGACGCCCAGGCCCTGGGCCTCAAAATCATCGGCCGCATGCGTCAGCGCTGCGACCAGGAGTCGGAAAAAACCGGCCTCAACTTCACCCTCATCGCCACCCCGGCCGAAAGCCTCAGCGGCCGCTTCGTGGCCCTGGACAAAGCCCGCTACGGCAGCATCCCCGGCATTACAGACAGGGACTACTACACCAATTCCTTCCATGTACCCGTGTACTTCCCCATCAAGGCCTTCAAAAAAATCCAGATTGAAGCCCCTTACCATGCCATGACCAACGCCGGCCACATCACTTATGTGGAACTGGACGGCGACACCTGCAAAAACCCCGAAGCCTTTGAAAGCATCATTCGCTACATGCACGACCAGGGCGTGGGCTACGGCTCCATCAACCACCCCCTGGACCGCGACCCCGTCTGCGGCTACGTGGGCGTCATCAACGATTGCTGCCCCCGTTGCGGCCGCAAAGAAGGCGAGGGCGTAAGCCTTGATAAGCTCAACCAACTGCGCAGAAAATACCCGCACATGCCCCATTGGGACTGA
- the nrdD gene encoding anaerobic ribonucleoside-triphosphate reductase — protein MLMKSRLFEEVKPAQKLVGQGLGFERTRRITGYLVGTLDRFNNAKRAEERDRVKHA, from the coding sequence ATGCTGATGAAATCGCGCTTGTTCGAGGAAGTAAAACCCGCCCAGAAACTCGTGGGCCAGGGCCTGGGCTTTGAACGCACCCGCCGCATCACCGGTTACCTCGTGGGCACCCTCGACCGCTTCAACAACGCCAAACGCGCCGAAGAACGCGACCGTGTCAAGCATGCCTGA
- the nrdG gene encoding anaerobic ribonucleoside-triphosphate reductase activating protein, which produces MPEPHAAQPLRLSGIVEESIVDGPGLRYVLFTQGCPHHCKGCHNPQTHSFEGGFLFTAEAALDQMGQNPLLAGVTLSGGEPFCQANALCPVAAGAHALGKSVVTFTGYTFEELHRRAAADPWTARLLDLTDLLIDGPYVEELRDLELQFRGSSNQRLLDHAARARLAAKL; this is translated from the coding sequence ATGCCTGAACCACACGCAGCGCAGCCCCTACGCCTCTCCGGCATTGTGGAGGAATCCATAGTGGACGGGCCGGGGCTGCGCTATGTGCTCTTTACCCAGGGGTGCCCGCACCATTGCAAAGGCTGCCATAACCCCCAGACCCACAGCTTTGAGGGCGGCTTCCTCTTCACCGCCGAAGCCGCCCTCGACCAGATGGGCCAAAACCCCCTACTGGCCGGCGTCACCCTCTCCGGCGGCGAACCCTTCTGCCAGGCCAACGCCCTCTGCCCCGTGGCCGCCGGCGCCCACGCCCTGGGCAAATCCGTGGTCACCTTCACGGGCTACACCTTTGAAGAACTCCACCGCCGCGCCGCCGCCGACCCCTGGACGGCCCGCCTCCTGGACCTCACCGACCTGCTCATCGACGGCCCCTATGTGGAAGAACTGCGCGACCTGGAACTCCAGTTCCGCGGCAGCTCCAACCAACGCCTCCTGGACCACGCCGCCCGCGCCCGCCTGGCGGCGAAGCTGTAA
- a CDS encoding lipoprotein-releasing ABC transporter permease subunit, with protein sequence MRFELFVALRYLFSRRKQTFISVISVMSILGVALGVGALVVVLGVYNGLTTDMRDKILGANAHAIVLSYVPSAFENAPDLLQRVRAVEGVTGATPFIYTEVMLSGAGGVKGIVLRGIDPQSAPSVLSMLRQMRAGSVDNLQKKDDAPGIIVGDELAKRLGLGLGSRVNLLSPSGQKTASGYAPRIRPFAVAGIFKTGMFEYDSSLAFVSLAAARDVLGLPEGYLSGVEITVADLFAADKTAARIGTELGSPFYARSWMEMNANLFAALKLEKIGMFILLAMVVLIGSFSIVTTLVMLVMEKTRDIAIMMSMGATRGMIRRIFMLQGSIIGVIGTLLGYAMGLSLGWLLKRYQFIKLPENVYTLDHLPISISLTDVLIIGASAMLLCFLATLYPARQAARLEPAEALRYE encoded by the coding sequence ATGCGGTTCGAACTCTTTGTAGCCCTGCGCTACCTCTTTTCCAGGCGCAAGCAAACCTTCATCTCGGTCATCTCGGTCATGTCCATTTTGGGCGTGGCGCTGGGGGTGGGCGCGCTGGTGGTGGTGTTGGGCGTGTACAACGGCCTGACCACGGACATGCGCGACAAAATTTTGGGGGCCAATGCGCACGCCATTGTGCTTTCCTATGTGCCTTCGGCCTTTGAAAACGCTCCGGATCTGCTGCAGCGCGTGCGCGCCGTAGAGGGCGTTACCGGGGCCACGCCTTTTATTTATACGGAGGTCATGCTTTCCGGCGCGGGGGGGGTCAAGGGCATTGTGCTGCGCGGCATAGACCCGCAGAGCGCGCCTTCGGTGCTCTCCATGCTGCGGCAGATGCGCGCGGGCTCGGTGGACAATCTGCAGAAAAAGGACGACGCGCCCGGCATTATTGTGGGGGATGAGCTGGCCAAACGCCTGGGCCTGGGCCTGGGCAGCCGGGTCAACCTGCTTTCCCCTTCGGGGCAGAAGACGGCTTCGGGCTATGCCCCGCGCATCCGGCCATTTGCCGTGGCGGGCATTTTCAAAACCGGCATGTTTGAGTACGATTCCTCCTTGGCCTTTGTAAGCCTGGCGGCCGCACGTGACGTGCTGGGCCTGCCCGAAGGCTACCTTTCCGGAGTGGAGATCACTGTAGCCGACCTTTTTGCAGCGGACAAAACCGCCGCCCGCATCGGCACGGAGCTGGGCTCGCCCTTCTACGCCCGTTCCTGGATGGAAATGAACGCCAACCTTTTTGCGGCGCTCAAGCTGGAAAAAATCGGCATGTTCATCCTTCTGGCTATGGTGGTGCTCATCGGCTCCTTCTCCATTGTCACGACCCTGGTCATGCTGGTTATGGAAAAAACGCGGGACATTGCCATAATGATGTCCATGGGGGCCACACGGGGCATGATCCGGCGCATCTTCATGCTGCAGGGCAGCATCATCGGCGTCATCGGCACATTGCTGGGTTACGCCATGGGCCTGAGCCTGGGTTGGCTGCTCAAGCGCTACCAATTCATCAAACTGCCGGAAAATGTCTACACCCTGGACCACCTGCCCATCAGCATCAGTCTCACGGACGTGCTCATTATCGGCGCAAGCGCCATGCTGCTCTGTTTTCTGGCCACCCTCTACCCGGCCCGCCAGGCTGCCCGCCTGGAACCGGCCGAAGCCTTGCGGTACGAATAG
- a CDS encoding ABC transporter ATP-binding protein, producing the protein MGALYTFSHVGKTFAAPGGSLEILKDISLTVEEGSTMAIVGASGSGKSTLLHLMGALDSPTTGAVCFDGADMAHMSPDQKAAFRNRTLGFVFQFHHLLPEFSALENVAMPAIIGGRSRGEVLPQARAMLERVGLAERQESKIATLSGGERQRVALARAVLLRPRVLLADEPTGNLDETTGAQVGSLMNELNRELGMTLVVVTHNRELAAGMGRILELKAGNLYEKTFA; encoded by the coding sequence ATGGGCGCTCTCTACACTTTTTCACACGTGGGCAAAACCTTTGCCGCGCCCGGCGGCTCTCTGGAAATTCTCAAAGATATCAGCCTGACGGTAGAAGAAGGCTCCACCATGGCCATTGTGGGGGCTTCCGGTTCGGGCAAGAGCACCCTGCTGCACCTCATGGGGGCCCTTGATTCTCCCACGACGGGTGCGGTATGCTTTGACGGTGCGGACATGGCCCACATGAGCCCGGACCAGAAGGCGGCCTTCCGCAATCGGACGTTGGGCTTTGTGTTTCAATTTCACCACCTGCTGCCGGAATTTTCGGCACTGGAAAACGTCGCCATGCCGGCCATCATCGGCGGCCGGTCGCGGGGCGAAGTGCTGCCCCAGGCCCGCGCCATGCTGGAACGTGTGGGGCTGGCCGAGCGCCAGGAAAGCAAAATCGCCACCCTCTCCGGCGGCGAACGTCAGCGCGTGGCTCTGGCCCGCGCTGTGCTGCTGCGCCCGCGCGTACTTTTGGCCGACGAACCCACCGGCAACCTGGACGAAACCACCGGGGCGCAGGTGGGCTCCCTTATGAACGAACTCAACCGCGAACTGGGCATGACCCTGGTGGTGGTGACCCACAATCGGGAACTGGCCGCGGGTATGGGCAGAATCCTGGAACTGAAAGCGGGGAATCTGTATGAAAAAACGTTTGCCTGA
- the bamA gene encoding outer membrane protein assembly factor BamA: protein MKKRLPELLAVSCLALLAWTVLAPHAARAAEPPLVLVLPFQVNAGPDMPDAADHVPQAIATQMEQHGMKVVPLAAAAQLQRKNGETIDLAAARALGREAGATLVVYGNFNQLGNGFSMDTRLVPLNGAAVPAAFERNSLLALDECAATLATRAAQLTGAGASAAPTATAAPADGGPDLVPMSTPAAAKGGIADVQVRGMNVMDPDTVLMRLTIRKGDTPDANAINEEVKRIWDMGYFSDVQAAMEGNVLVFTVVEKPRIDNIQVEGSKDIDKDDVLAAMGTKPGSVLNEQVLSDDLQKVTELYRKEGYYLAKVNYRLEDRQGGRGAVLILTVEEGHKLYIKEVKIDGLEKLDRGDLDKYMALKPRGIFSWLTGTGVLKEEYLERDTNAIAAYGLNEGYIDIQVGAPTVEYKDDGIHITFTVHEGPRYTVRNVVFAGDVIDSEDKMLQVVKMDDWKKSNKYFSLTVMQEDSKRLTDYYADYGYAFAEVDTRLIKADDGSDQVDVGYVVNKKQKVFIRRVMVEGNTKTRDNVILREMRLGDGDMYEGAKLRRSNERLNRLRYFSAVDMDLIPTEKEDEVDLKVRVKESNTGAIMGGIGYSSYYDVGVSASIMERNLFGRGYLLQLQGFFSWRRTSGVLSFTNPRLYDTDLSVGNDLYYTHDYWDDFTKDTIGDTIRLAYPIGEYTSVGLSYRLERYELYDVDDNASPYISDYKGINWTSAVSGRILRDTTDNKERPTKGTIARLWAEYGGGGLGGTDNFVKAVADWQGFWSFNPQNTVHVRGRLGGVFQNTNDKVPVFERFWVGGMDTIRGYSYSDISPRDYKYQGEQIGGDRMGVANVEYIWTFQKDLGLALVPFFDAGFNIDSKTMGNDLDKYFVCSTGLELRWRSPMGDLRIAYGVPLVQDYDKEMESGRFEFSMGQFF from the coding sequence ATGAAAAAACGTTTGCCTGAGCTTCTTGCCGTCTCCTGCCTCGCTTTACTGGCTTGGACGGTGCTTGCGCCCCATGCGGCCAGGGCGGCAGAGCCGCCCTTGGTACTGGTGCTGCCCTTCCAGGTCAATGCCGGGCCGGACATGCCCGACGCCGCTGACCATGTACCCCAGGCCATTGCCACCCAGATGGAACAGCACGGCATGAAGGTGGTGCCCCTGGCCGCCGCCGCACAGCTGCAACGCAAGAACGGCGAGACCATTGACCTGGCCGCGGCCCGCGCCCTGGGGCGCGAGGCCGGGGCCACGCTGGTGGTCTATGGCAATTTCAATCAGCTGGGCAACGGCTTCAGTATGGACACGCGCCTGGTGCCCCTTAACGGCGCGGCCGTGCCCGCGGCTTTTGAGCGCAACAGCCTGCTGGCCCTGGACGAGTGTGCGGCTACTCTGGCCACGCGCGCGGCCCAGCTTACCGGGGCGGGCGCATCTGCAGCGCCAACCGCGACAGCCGCGCCCGCAGACGGTGGCCCGGACCTGGTGCCCATGAGCACGCCGGCTGCGGCCAAGGGCGGCATTGCCGACGTGCAGGTGCGCGGCATGAACGTTATGGACCCGGACACGGTGCTCATGCGCCTGACTATCCGCAAGGGCGACACCCCGGACGCCAACGCCATCAACGAAGAAGTGAAGCGTATCTGGGATATGGGCTACTTCAGCGACGTACAGGCTGCCATGGAAGGCAACGTGCTGGTCTTTACGGTGGTGGAAAAGCCGCGCATTGACAACATCCAGGTGGAAGGCTCCAAGGATATTGACAAAGACGACGTGCTGGCCGCCATGGGCACCAAACCCGGCAGCGTGCTCAACGAGCAGGTGCTTTCCGACGACTTGCAGAAGGTTACGGAGCTCTACCGCAAGGAAGGCTACTACCTCGCCAAGGTCAACTACCGGCTGGAGGACCGCCAAGGCGGCCGTGGGGCGGTGCTTATCCTCACCGTGGAAGAAGGCCACAAGCTCTACATCAAAGAAGTGAAAATCGACGGTCTGGAAAAGCTGGACCGCGGCGATCTGGACAAATACATGGCCCTGAAGCCGCGGGGCATTTTTTCCTGGCTTACGGGCACCGGCGTACTCAAAGAAGAGTACCTGGAACGCGATACCAACGCCATTGCAGCTTATGGCCTTAACGAAGGTTATATCGATATCCAGGTGGGCGCGCCCACAGTGGAATACAAGGACGACGGCATCCACATCACCTTCACGGTGCATGAAGGACCGCGCTACACAGTCCGGAATGTGGTTTTTGCGGGCGACGTCATCGACAGCGAGGACAAGATGCTTCAGGTCGTCAAAATGGACGACTGGAAGAAGTCCAACAAGTATTTCTCGCTGACGGTCATGCAGGAGGACTCCAAACGCCTTACGGACTACTATGCCGATTACGGTTACGCCTTCGCCGAGGTGGATACCCGCCTCATCAAGGCCGATGACGGCAGCGATCAAGTGGACGTGGGGTATGTGGTCAACAAAAAACAGAAAGTCTTCATCCGTCGCGTCATGGTGGAAGGCAACACCAAAACCCGCGACAACGTCATCCTGCGTGAAATGCGCCTGGGCGACGGCGATATGTATGAAGGCGCCAAACTGCGCCGCTCCAACGAGCGCCTGAACCGCCTGCGTTACTTCTCCGCCGTGGATATGGACCTCATCCCCACCGAAAAAGAAGATGAGGTGGACCTCAAGGTGCGCGTTAAAGAAAGCAACACCGGGGCCATCATGGGCGGTATCGGCTATTCCAGCTACTATGACGTGGGCGTGTCCGCCTCCATCATGGAGCGCAACCTCTTTGGCCGCGGCTACCTGCTGCAGCTGCAGGGCTTCTTCTCCTGGCGGCGCACTTCGGGCGTGCTTTCCTTTACCAACCCGCGCCTCTATGACACGGACCTTTCCGTGGGCAACGACCTCTACTACACCCACGACTACTGGGACGATTTCACCAAGGACACCATCGGCGATACGATCCGTCTGGCCTACCCCATCGGCGAATACACCTCTGTGGGCCTGTCCTACCGTCTGGAGCGCTACGAACTCTATGACGTGGACGACAACGCCTCACCGTACATCAGCGACTACAAGGGCATTAACTGGACCAGCGCCGTTTCCGGCCGCATCCTGCGCGACACCACGGATAACAAGGAACGCCCCACCAAGGGCACCATTGCCCGGCTTTGGGCCGAATACGGCGGCGGCGGCCTGGGCGGCACGGACAACTTTGTCAAGGCCGTGGCCGACTGGCAGGGCTTCTGGTCCTTTAACCCGCAGAACACCGTGCATGTGCGCGGCCGCCTGGGCGGCGTCTTCCAGAACACCAACGACAAGGTGCCTGTATTTGAACGCTTCTGGGTCGGCGGTATGGATACCATCCGCGGTTATTCCTACTCCGACATTTCGCCCCGCGACTACAAATACCAGGGCGAACAGATCGGCGGCGACCGCATGGGCGTGGCCAACGTGGAATACATCTGGACCTTCCAGAAAGATCTGGGCCTGGCTCTGGTGCCCTTCTTCGACGCGGGCTTCAATATCGACAGCAAGACCATGGGCAACGACCTGGACAAGTACTTTGTCTGCTCCACGGGCCTGGAGCTGCGCTGGCGTTCACCCATGGGTGACCTGCGCATAGCCTACGGCGTCCCCCTGGTGCAGGATTATGACAAGGAAATGGAATCGGGGCGCTTTGAATTCAGCATGGGCCAGTTCTTTTAA